The proteins below are encoded in one region of Planctopirus limnophila DSM 3776:
- a CDS encoding alpha/beta hydrolase family protein, which yields MQPKQLSECAAAIHRLLKHARMTWLLGSLAFMVCDGNSAACQASDPPLEQTANATEVFSLSEISSKLKELPPSLAQWQGFPVHQLESGGRQAMIVMPKMAHNIPEGRGKPWVWIGEFPHVLNDFETRMLREGFAIVYLPTPNQFGLAPAMKAWEEFYDRLTRDYGFDQQPALVGISRGGLYVYNWASRHPDKVCCIYGDAPVCDILSWPAGQPVNAQYKGPGSAPNWKALKEIAGIASDAEIAKAGLSPIDQLEPLAKANIPLLHVYGDADEVVPWDENTGVLATRYKALGGEITLIPKPGVKHHPHGLTDSTPIVEFVKKSWLKQ from the coding sequence ATGCAGCCAAAACAGCTCTCCGAATGTGCCGCAGCCATTCACCGACTCCTCAAACACGCCCGAATGACATGGCTTCTAGGTTCTCTGGCCTTCATGGTATGTGATGGGAATTCCGCTGCCTGTCAGGCCTCCGATCCACCCCTGGAACAGACGGCAAACGCCACCGAAGTCTTCTCCCTCTCGGAAATCTCTTCGAAGCTGAAGGAGCTACCACCCAGCCTCGCCCAATGGCAGGGCTTTCCCGTCCATCAGCTCGAAAGTGGTGGCAGACAGGCCATGATTGTCATGCCCAAGATGGCACACAACATTCCCGAAGGCCGCGGCAAGCCCTGGGTCTGGATTGGCGAGTTCCCCCATGTGCTCAATGACTTTGAAACCCGCATGCTGCGGGAAGGGTTCGCCATTGTCTATTTACCCACTCCCAATCAGTTCGGATTAGCCCCCGCCATGAAAGCGTGGGAAGAATTCTATGACCGTCTCACGCGCGACTATGGCTTTGACCAGCAACCCGCACTCGTCGGCATCAGCCGGGGTGGCTTATACGTTTACAACTGGGCCTCCCGGCATCCCGACAAAGTCTGCTGCATTTACGGCGACGCCCCGGTGTGTGATATCCTGAGCTGGCCCGCTGGTCAACCTGTCAACGCCCAATACAAAGGGCCAGGCAGCGCTCCCAATTGGAAAGCACTCAAGGAAATAGCCGGGATCGCCAGCGATGCCGAGATCGCCAAAGCCGGCTTAAGCCCGATCGATCAACTCGAACCCCTGGCCAAGGCAAACATCCCCCTGCTCCATGTCTATGGCGATGCCGACGAAGTCGTACCCTGGGATGAAAACACGGGAGTACTCGCCACCAGGTACAAGGCCCTGGGTGGCGAGATCACCCTCATTCCCAAGCCCGGCGTCAAACATCACCCCCACGGACTGACCGATTCCACACCTATCGTCGAATTCGTTAAGAAAAGCTGGCTGAAGCAATAG
- a CDS encoding PAS domain-containing hybrid sensor histidine kinase/response regulator, producing MPPSPPDNPRVSRCARDPRWIAGAVALSFLGLILWDRSCSLNSERDSLLPSSSVNPSDSPPLASCPKFIQTAHLASTHEMCPLPASAFGVPVSAISPVNRLDHAPSRTGASIVDFFTGGGYYMPRTHCLLTSEGTSDWPWIIALLVLNAAVIVAYLRIFIFWMRSYFDERAEDRNQQLFDLAAIFLFCAICGYAMSMLMFVWPAYRLLAFFLLALNIFSWRFCTNLASFGKVFASKRLERQLREAVESRAVELERQVRNRTSEVNRLAEIARRTANGVVITDRKGRVEWINEGFTRICGYTIEDLRGKKPGDVLQGPNTNPMAIQRIGDAIRQGLPVTEEVVNYSKNGREYYIRIEIDPLRDERGEISGFMAIESDITEQHQHQEELKRHAEEMERLRNAAESANRAKTDFLANMSHEIRTPMTAILGYTELLAENSDPAGTTSAERIECIETIRRNGDHLLEIINDILDLSKIEAGMMTVEKIPTDLAYLVKDVESLMQFKATRKGINLRLNLVEPLPTIIHTDPVRLKQILVNLLGNAIKFTEHGEVSMKVHTDANTFPGLIVIDVVDTGIGMTPQQMSQLFGAFVQADTSTTRKFGGTGLGLRISKSLAQLLGGNITISSEPGKGSVFQLTISTGLAEAPHEVVTEVKPESSTKRLVKEELAVEIVKQLPLDGLNIALVEDGLDNQRLIAFHLRKAGADVAVFDNGKLALEAMTSDGTIQGSLKNVGLFDLIVTDMQMPEMDGYTLARSLRTKGFTHPIIALTAHAMEWDKKRCLDSGCDYYISKPVDRAALIDTCRNAVAASINTN from the coding sequence GTGCCGCCTAGTCCGCCAGACAACCCTCGAGTTTCGAGGTGTGCCCGCGATCCGCGCTGGATTGCGGGAGCCGTCGCTCTCTCGTTTCTCGGCCTGATTCTCTGGGATCGATCCTGCTCGCTCAATTCTGAACGCGATTCTCTGCTTCCCTCATCGAGCGTGAACCCTAGCGACTCGCCGCCACTGGCATCGTGTCCGAAATTTATCCAGACGGCTCATCTGGCCAGTACCCATGAGATGTGCCCGCTTCCGGCCTCTGCTTTCGGTGTGCCGGTTTCTGCGATATCGCCGGTCAATCGACTCGATCATGCACCGTCGCGGACTGGTGCATCGATTGTCGATTTCTTCACTGGTGGCGGCTATTACATGCCCCGCACACATTGTCTGCTCACATCTGAGGGGACAAGTGATTGGCCGTGGATCATCGCGCTGCTGGTGCTGAATGCCGCGGTGATTGTGGCCTATCTACGAATTTTTATTTTCTGGATGAGATCGTACTTCGACGAGCGGGCTGAGGATCGCAATCAGCAGTTGTTCGATCTGGCCGCGATTTTTCTCTTCTGCGCGATCTGCGGCTATGCCATGTCGATGCTGATGTTTGTGTGGCCCGCCTACCGGCTGCTGGCATTCTTCCTTTTGGCACTCAATATCTTTTCCTGGCGATTCTGTACCAATCTCGCATCGTTCGGGAAGGTGTTTGCATCGAAGAGGTTGGAGCGCCAGTTGCGTGAGGCGGTTGAGTCGAGGGCCGTCGAACTGGAGCGGCAGGTGAGGAACCGCACCTCCGAGGTGAACCGTCTAGCGGAGATCGCCCGCCGCACAGCGAATGGTGTGGTGATCACCGATCGCAAGGGCCGTGTCGAATGGATCAATGAAGGGTTCACCCGTATCTGCGGTTATACGATTGAAGACCTTCGCGGGAAGAAACCGGGAGACGTTCTGCAAGGTCCCAATACCAACCCCATGGCGATCCAACGAATTGGTGATGCGATCCGCCAGGGGCTTCCCGTCACGGAAGAAGTCGTGAACTACTCCAAGAACGGGCGAGAATACTATATTCGCATTGAAATCGATCCACTGCGTGATGAACGTGGCGAGATCTCGGGTTTTATGGCGATTGAAAGTGATATCACTGAGCAGCATCAACATCAGGAGGAACTCAAACGCCACGCTGAGGAAATGGAGCGTCTCAGGAATGCCGCCGAATCGGCCAACCGTGCCAAGACCGATTTTCTCGCGAATATGAGTCATGAAATCCGCACGCCGATGACCGCGATTCTGGGCTATACGGAACTCCTGGCCGAGAATAGTGATCCGGCCGGGACGACTTCGGCTGAGCGTATCGAGTGCATTGAGACGATTCGCCGCAACGGAGACCATCTTCTGGAGATCATTAACGATATCCTCGATCTCTCGAAGATCGAAGCTGGCATGATGACTGTCGAGAAGATTCCCACGGATCTCGCGTATCTAGTTAAAGATGTCGAATCCCTGATGCAGTTCAAGGCGACTCGCAAGGGGATCAATCTCCGTTTGAACCTTGTGGAACCACTGCCCACGATCATCCATACGGATCCTGTGCGGCTGAAGCAGATTCTCGTGAATCTGCTGGGGAATGCCATCAAGTTTACCGAGCATGGCGAAGTCTCGATGAAGGTGCATACCGATGCGAATACCTTTCCGGGCTTAATCGTGATCGATGTTGTTGATACTGGTATCGGGATGACTCCGCAGCAGATGAGTCAACTCTTCGGCGCTTTTGTGCAGGCCGATACCAGCACCACGCGCAAGTTTGGCGGCACTGGTCTTGGACTGCGCATCAGCAAAAGTCTGGCTCAACTTCTGGGTGGAAACATCACGATCAGCAGCGAGCCAGGAAAGGGGAGTGTCTTTCAACTCACTATTTCAACGGGGCTGGCTGAAGCGCCACATGAAGTCGTCACAGAGGTCAAGCCCGAGAGTTCCACGAAACGACTGGTGAAAGAAGAGTTGGCAGTGGAGATTGTCAAACAGCTCCCGCTGGATGGCTTGAACATCGCTCTCGTTGAGGATGGATTGGATAATCAGCGACTCATTGCTTTTCATCTTCGTAAGGCGGGCGCAGATGTCGCGGTGTTTGACAACGGGAAACTGGCACTCGAAGCGATGACATCCGACGGAACGATTCAAGGTTCTCTGAAGAATGTCGGTCTGTTTGATCTCATTGTGACCGATATGCAGATGCCTGAAATGGATGGCTATACCCTGGCACGCTCATTGCGGACGAAAGGATTCACTCACCCCATTATTGCCTTAACGGCGCATGCTATGGAATGGGACAAGAAACGCTGCCTCGATTCAGGATGTGACTACTATATTTCCAAGCCGGTGGATCGTGCGGCACTGATTGATACTTGCCGTAATGCGGTAGCGGCATCGATCAATACAAATTGA
- a CDS encoding Tex family protein, which translates to MPSPAPLTDRIAQALQLRPAQVEAAVRLLDEGNTIPFITRYRKEATGNLDEEKLRLISEELTSGRQLEERASAITRLLQQQQQLTPELEASIRGATSLKQLEDLYLPFRPKRKTRATIARQRGLEPLATRILHDDRTLGDLQQAAKSFISTEQGLNSVEEVLSGAQDIIVEWISENSAVREACRQVLRQTGRLQSTGIEKATPQMQAEYRDYLDFSDMIMKIPPHRLLALNRGEREEVLRIKVSWDKHRAQFVTGKILNVDARCYNQFMNEAIAEALERHLLPSLDRELRKDVTLKAEKHAIDVFARNLRNLLLQPPLSPQRVLAIDPGLRTGCKLAVLNETGDVLALDVVYITGNADRQLEARNKIVQLVREHGIKTIAIGNGTACRETEELVAQAIRDELPDVHYIIVNEAGASIYSASTIAREEFPELDATARGTISIARRLLDPLSELVKIEPQHLGVGMYQHDIPPKQLKSALDGVVESCVNYVGVDLNTASASLLRYVSGLNQLLAKRIVDRRKVRGPFRNRAELLEVQGIGPTIFTQAAGFLKVAGSEPLDGTWIHPESYPATKTLLEKLQVPLVELTGENSTNLWRSQLLQQAEQIKQQPTELERLASDVHVGMETLRDILDSLLRPGRDPRLDLPKPVFRQDILRFEDLAEGVELEGTILNVVDFGAFVDIGLKDSALIHVSKMSNQFIRNPHEIVSVGDRVTVWVADIDKERRRVGLSLIRPQPSL; encoded by the coding sequence ATGCCGTCTCCCGCACCATTAACGGATCGAATCGCTCAAGCTCTGCAACTTCGACCTGCCCAGGTCGAAGCAGCCGTTCGTTTGCTCGATGAAGGGAACACGATCCCGTTCATCACCAGGTATCGCAAAGAAGCCACCGGCAATCTCGATGAAGAGAAACTGCGGCTTATCAGCGAAGAGCTCACGTCCGGGCGTCAACTGGAAGAACGGGCATCGGCCATTACCCGCTTGCTTCAGCAGCAACAGCAGCTCACGCCAGAACTGGAAGCCTCCATTCGCGGGGCGACATCACTCAAACAACTCGAAGACCTCTACCTTCCATTTCGCCCCAAGCGAAAAACCCGGGCCACAATTGCCAGGCAACGTGGGCTGGAACCGCTGGCCACACGCATTCTGCATGATGATCGGACATTGGGAGATTTGCAGCAGGCCGCGAAGAGTTTCATCTCCACCGAACAGGGGTTGAACAGCGTCGAAGAAGTTTTGAGTGGTGCTCAGGATATCATCGTCGAGTGGATCAGTGAGAACTCAGCAGTTCGCGAGGCGTGCCGACAGGTTCTCCGTCAGACAGGTCGACTGCAATCCACGGGGATCGAAAAAGCGACACCCCAGATGCAGGCCGAGTACCGCGACTACCTCGACTTCTCCGACATGATCATGAAAATCCCTCCTCATCGGCTGCTCGCACTCAATCGAGGTGAGCGCGAAGAGGTTTTGCGCATCAAGGTTTCGTGGGATAAACATCGCGCACAGTTTGTCACTGGCAAAATTCTGAATGTCGATGCCCGCTGCTACAACCAGTTCATGAACGAGGCGATTGCAGAAGCACTCGAACGGCATCTGCTCCCTTCGCTCGACCGGGAACTACGCAAAGACGTCACACTCAAAGCCGAGAAACACGCGATTGATGTCTTCGCCAGAAATCTTCGCAACCTTTTGCTCCAACCTCCGTTATCACCCCAGCGGGTGCTGGCCATCGATCCTGGTTTACGAACGGGTTGCAAGCTGGCTGTGCTGAACGAAACCGGCGATGTCCTCGCACTCGATGTGGTCTACATCACCGGCAATGCCGACCGGCAACTCGAGGCACGCAACAAGATTGTCCAGCTGGTTCGCGAGCATGGCATCAAAACCATCGCGATTGGCAACGGAACGGCCTGCCGCGAAACGGAAGAACTCGTGGCACAGGCTATTCGCGATGAACTGCCCGATGTGCATTACATTATCGTCAATGAGGCCGGGGCGAGCATTTACTCCGCCAGCACCATTGCCCGCGAAGAATTCCCCGAGCTGGATGCCACCGCTCGAGGGACAATTTCCATTGCCCGCCGCTTGCTGGATCCCCTCAGTGAACTCGTCAAGATCGAACCTCAACACTTAGGTGTCGGCATGTATCAGCACGACATTCCGCCCAAACAATTGAAGTCGGCTCTCGATGGTGTGGTTGAATCGTGTGTGAACTATGTAGGTGTCGATCTCAATACGGCGAGTGCCTCGTTACTGCGGTATGTCTCGGGGCTGAATCAACTCCTCGCCAAGCGAATTGTCGATCGACGCAAAGTTCGTGGGCCATTTCGAAATCGGGCCGAACTGCTCGAAGTCCAGGGGATCGGCCCCACGATCTTCACTCAGGCAGCGGGCTTTTTGAAAGTCGCCGGGAGTGAACCACTGGACGGCACGTGGATTCACCCGGAGAGCTACCCAGCCACCAAAACCCTGCTGGAAAAGCTGCAGGTTCCACTCGTCGAATTAACCGGCGAAAACTCCACCAATCTATGGCGGAGCCAGTTGCTGCAGCAGGCCGAACAGATCAAACAGCAACCCACCGAACTGGAACGTCTGGCCAGCGATGTGCATGTCGGCATGGAAACTTTGCGCGATATCCTCGACTCGCTGCTAAGGCCCGGGCGCGATCCGCGCCTCGACCTGCCCAAGCCGGTCTTCAGGCAGGACATTCTGCGATTTGAAGACCTCGCGGAAGGTGTCGAACTGGAAGGGACCATCCTCAATGTGGTCGACTTTGGTGCATTTGTTGACATTGGCTTAAAGGACAGCGCTCTGATCCACGTTTCCAAAATGTCGAATCAGTTCATTCGCAACCCGCACGAAATTGTCTCGGTGGGAGACCGCGTCACCGTCTGGGTCGCGGACATTGACAAGGAACGTCGACGGGTCGGATTGAGCCTGATACGACCTCAACCCTCTCTGTAA